One window from the genome of Crassostrea angulata isolate pt1a10 chromosome 2, ASM2561291v2, whole genome shotgun sequence encodes:
- the LOC128174155 gene encoding uncharacterized protein LOC128174155, whose protein sequence is MGTCIPFKTYIAENLSRHPTTSVLQSSTYGSNIATLVIDGDKRTSEKYCAHTEVNQTKAWLQIDLGKPFNIESVKIFYRNERFWKPYRFRQFYLDVSNTSATQTKTAHRTRCYTDNTTYPAVPPNVIDIPCKHTARHVIVKTTYDAPEDNPTRGAILEICEIEVYGYNSGETNAASKDTTTATSTAITATGGDRVYSGVPTLGTTTTRYYRGQPVATALPLPVNTNSSTITATAIPADNQCMS, encoded by the exons ATGG GGACGTGCATTCCATTCAAAACATATATTGCAGAAAACCTCAGTAGGCACCCTACCACATCAGTTTTGCAAAGTTCGACGTACGGATCTAATATTGCAACACTGGTGATTGATGGTGATAAAAGAACTTCAGAAAAGTATTGCGCTCACACAGAAGTAAATCAGACAAAGGCATGGCTTCAAATAGATCTTGGAAAACCCTTCAACATAGAaagtgtaaaaatattttatagaaacgaac GTTTTTGGAAGCCCTATCGATTCAGACAGTTTTACCTAGATGTATCAAACACGTCAGCAACACAAACAAAAACGGCTCATAGAACTCGATGTTACACTGACAATACCACATACCCAGCAGTACCTCCAAACGTAATAGACATACCTTGTAAACACACAGCTAGACACGTCATTGTGAAGACCACGTATGACGCACCTGAAGATAACCCAACTAGGGGGGCTATCTTAGAAATCTGTGAAATAGAGGTGTATg GATATAACAGCGGTGAAACAAATGCCGCGTCAAAAGACACCACCACAGCCACATCGACAGCCATCACCGCAACCGGTGGAGATAGGGTGTATTCAGGTGTACCTACCCTGGGCACCACCACCACAAGATATTACAGAGGACAGCCTGTCGCCACCGCCTTACCCCTTCCGGTTAACACCAACTCCTCCACCATAACAGCGACAGCCATCCCCGCGGATAATCAATGTATGAGTTAG